Part of the Desulfohalovibrio reitneri genome is shown below.
GCCTCGTTCTCGGGCACGAACCACGCCCTGTAGACGATGGGCAGGAAGTACATGGCGTTGAGCAGCGAGCTGAGCAGCAACACGCCAAGAAGCACCCAGTGCTCGCCCTGGAGGGTGCCCAGCAGCAGATGCCACTTGCTGAGGAAGCCGCCCGTGGGCGGGACGCCGATGATGGACAGGGAGCCTATGAAGAAGGCCAGCATGGTCCACGGCATGCGCCGCCCGATACCGCCCATGCGGCTGATGTACTTCTCCCCGGTGGCCACGTAGATGGCCCCCGCGCAGAAGAAGAGGGTGATTTTGCCGAAGGCGTGCATGGCGATGTGCAGCACCCCGCCGGTGACGCCCATGGGCGTGAGCATGCCCACACCCATGGCGATGTAGGCCAGTTGGCCGATGGTGGAGAAGGCCAGCCTGCGTTTCAGGCCGTCCTGGCTGAGGGCGATCAGCGAGGCCACGAGCATGGTCACGGCGGCCAGGGCGGTGATGATGCCCCCCAGGCCCAGCGTGGCCAGCAGGTCCACGCCGAAGACCTCTGTGACCACCCTGACGATGCAGAAGGCGCCCGCCTTGACCACGGCCACGGCGTGCAGTAGCGCGCTGACCGGGGTGGGAGCGACCATGGCCGCGGGCAGCCAGCCGTGCACCGGCATCAGCGCCGCCTTGGCGAAGCCGAAGAGGAACATCACCAGCAGCACGGCCCCCACGCCGGAGCTCACGTGGCCGGCCAGCATGGAGCCCTCGCCGAAGCCCAGGCTCCCGGAGAGGACGTGGGTGGCGATGACCGCGGGCAGGGCCAGGCCGATGGAGGTGCCGACGATGTAGGTCAGGTACTTGCGCCCGGACTTCTTGGCCTCTTCGTCCTGGCCGTGGGTGACCAGGGGGTAGGTGGAGAAGGAGAGCAGCTCGTAGAAGAGGTACATGGTCAGCAGGTTGGCCGAGAAGGCCACGCCGATGGCCGCGAAGATGGACAACGCGAAGAAGGTGTAGAAGCGTGTCTGCGACTTCTTGTTCAGGCTTCGCGTATAGCCGATGGCGTAGGCCGTGGTGACGATCCACAGCGAGGAGGCCACCAGGGCGAAGAGCATCCCGGCGGCGTCCACCCGCAGGGCCAGGGGGGCGCCTGGAATGACCGGGGCCAGGAGCACCGTGGGGGTGGCGCCGTCGAGCACCTGGGGGAGAAGGGAGAGCACCAGGCCGAACAGCAGGGCGGCCGCGGTGAAGCTCCAGGCCTCGCGGATGTTCGGCCCCCTGGCGGAGAGAATGCCGGGGACGGCCACCAGGGGGGCGAGCAGGGCCAGCAGTGGGAGTATGGATGTAGTGGTCTGCATGGCTGGCTGTCCTATGCCCCGAACGCCAGGGTTGGGGTGATGAGGTAGTCAACGATTTCGCCGGTGAGAAGCCCCAGCAGCGGCAGGGCTATGGCGGCCAGCCCCAGGGGGGCGAATCTGGTCCATTTGACGTCGTCGTAGCCGGATTCCGGCGGCTTCCGGAAAAAGGCCCGCTCAAAGACGCGGAAGAAGAGCACCACGTTGACCAGGCTGGACAGCAGCAGGGCCGCGGCGAACTGGAACTGGCCCGCCTCGAACGCGCCCGAAACCAGGTACCATTTGCTGTAGAACCCGCACAGCGGCGGCACGCCGATCATGGAGAGAGCGCCAAGGACGAAGGCGGCCATGGTCACGGGCATGCTGGAGAACAGCCCGTCCAGCTGCTCAGGCCCCTGTCCGCCGCGGCGGCGGACGATATTGCCAAGGGCCAGGAAGAGGGTGAGGGTCATGGCGGCGTCCGCCAGGACGTGGAGCATTGTCCCGGTCAGAGCCGTGTCGTTGCCCACGAAGCTCCCGCCGACCATGTAGCCCACCTCCGCCACCAGGATGTAGCAGAGCATGCGGCGCAGGTCGGTCTGGGCCAGGGCGAAGGCCGCGCCGGCAACGATGGCCGCCGTGGCGCCCCAGACCGCGAGCTGCGAGAGGGCGGGGATGGCCTCGGCTGTGTTCTCGGGAAAGACGGTCAGGATGAACCGCACCAGGACGTAGGCCATGACCTTGGTTGTCAGCGGCGCCAGCAGGCTGGCGGAGGGCAGGCTGGTGCGCCCGTATGCCCCGGGCAGCCAGCCGTGGAAGGGGAAGAGGGCCATCTTGATCCAGACGCCGAAGACCAGGATGACGAAGCCGGTGAAGAGGATCCCCGAAGTGGGGTTCTTGGCGACGATGTCGGCCACGT
Proteins encoded:
- a CDS encoding monovalent cation/H+ antiporter subunit D family protein, which produces MQTTTSILPLLALLAPLVAVPGILSARGPNIREAWSFTAAALLFGLVLSLLPQVLDGATPTVLLAPVIPGAPLALRVDAAGMLFALVASSLWIVTTAYAIGYTRSLNKKSQTRFYTFFALSIFAAIGVAFSANLLTMYLFYELLSFSTYPLVTHGQDEEAKKSGRKYLTYIVGTSIGLALPAVIATHVLSGSLGFGEGSMLAGHVSSGVGAVLLVMFLFGFAKAALMPVHGWLPAAMVAPTPVSALLHAVAVVKAGAFCIVRVVTEVFGVDLLATLGLGGIITALAAVTMLVASLIALSQDGLKRRLAFSTIGQLAYIAMGVGMLTPMGVTGGVLHIAMHAFGKITLFFCAGAIYVATGEKYISRMGGIGRRMPWTMLAFFIGSLSIIGVPPTGGFLSKWHLLLGTLQGEHWVLLGVLLLSSLLNAMYFLPIVYRAWFVPENEANFGKPVQEAPSWCLVPPLITAALSIAVFLHPTPLVDLARMVAGL
- a CDS encoding complex I subunit 5 family protein, yielding MQAAILTILLPLLGSILIVLGTWGRNRMGMTVALLSLVASAGMSVAVLVRVMEEGMLTYQLGGWPTPLGINLTIDGFSAVMLCLVAFASLLTLWSFRGDFLRKGQEKAPAMLGLYLLAVAGHMGIVATGDIFNLYVFIEVAALSGYALLSFGGARSARASLNYLLIGSVGASLYLLGVAYLYIATGSLNMLDVADIVAKNPTSGILFTGFVILVFGVWIKMALFPFHGWLPGAYGRTSLPSASLLAPLTTKVMAYVLVRFILTVFPENTAEAIPALSQLAVWGATAAIVAGAAFALAQTDLRRMLCYILVAEVGYMVGGSFVGNDTALTGTMLHVLADAAMTLTLFLALGNIVRRRGGQGPEQLDGLFSSMPVTMAAFVLGALSMIGVPPLCGFYSKWYLVSGAFEAGQFQFAAALLLSSLVNVVLFFRVFERAFFRKPPESGYDDVKWTRFAPLGLAAIALPLLGLLTGEIVDYLITPTLAFGA